A portion of the Kitasatospora sp. NBC_00240 genome contains these proteins:
- a CDS encoding DUF4007 family protein, translated as MRDYQPPLSGCTRTFARHGSYPPRQGWLLKVHEAVQADPGLFSRADATVVLGVGSSMVPSMKFWSRAFGLLEDAPRPAGAGGEQRPTRRGHWLLAEDGADPYLELPSSLWLLHWWLLSGTCQVPTWFYLFGCAGLSRQTRLELRAAVRRAAVETGWAQPSEGLVSRDIAALVSMYAPTQRSRDQPRATLEDVLSNPFRDLGILQTTTEGALHRARRGEEALVVNRWAGRLAPRAVLAYACLSYAHRLAPEARAVSLARLATDPAGPGRLMLADAPALRSALEVARADLPDLGLELAETIGDTRLVYPRPADESADLILAAHYRREDGPDGRR; from the coding sequence GTGCGCGATTACCAGCCTCCACTGTCCGGCTGCACCCGCACCTTCGCCAGGCATGGCTCCTACCCTCCGCGGCAGGGATGGCTATTGAAGGTCCACGAAGCCGTCCAAGCGGACCCTGGACTGTTCAGCCGGGCCGACGCCACGGTCGTGCTCGGCGTCGGCTCGAGCATGGTCCCGTCGATGAAGTTCTGGTCACGCGCCTTCGGGCTTCTCGAGGACGCTCCGCGACCCGCAGGGGCCGGCGGCGAGCAGCGCCCGACCCGTCGTGGGCACTGGCTTCTCGCCGAGGACGGCGCCGACCCGTACCTCGAACTTCCCTCGAGTCTGTGGCTGCTGCACTGGTGGCTGCTCAGTGGCACCTGCCAGGTGCCCACCTGGTTCTACCTGTTCGGCTGCGCCGGGCTGTCCCGCCAGACCCGCCTGGAGCTGCGGGCGGCTGTGCGTCGCGCCGCAGTGGAGACCGGCTGGGCCCAGCCCTCCGAAGGGCTCGTGAGCCGGGACATCGCCGCGCTTGTCTCGATGTACGCCCCCACGCAGCGCTCGCGCGACCAGCCCCGCGCCACGCTGGAGGACGTGTTGTCGAACCCGTTCCGTGACCTTGGAATCCTCCAGACAACGACTGAGGGGGCACTTCACCGTGCCCGCAGGGGCGAGGAGGCGCTCGTGGTGAACCGCTGGGCCGGCCGGCTGGCCCCCCGCGCCGTGCTGGCGTACGCCTGCCTGTCCTACGCACACCGCCTGGCGCCCGAGGCGCGGGCCGTCAGTCTCGCCCGCCTTGCAACCGATCCCGCAGGGCCAGGCCGACTGATGCTCGCCGATGCTCCCGCGCTGCGGTCGGCCCTCGAGGTCGCCAGGGCCGACCTGCCGGACCTGGGCCTCGAGCTCGCCGAGACGATCGGTGACACCCGCCTCGTGTATCCCCGGCCGGCCGATGAATCGGCCGACCTGATCCTGGCCGCGCACTACCGGCGAGAGGACGGTCCTGATGGGCGACGGTGA
- a CDS encoding MFS transporter, protein MWPLDRKAAGSVPRIGWGARVREAGAPLAIRPYRLHFTARLLSWTGSAVSPIGLAFAVLHIGGGASALGLVLAASVVPQILLLLVGGVVADRLSRARVMVWSNIVCAVAEALVVMLLWTGAARVWHLVAMSAACGAASAFFNPAAGGIVVEVVPAEMRHAANALLKIGQNTVKVAGPALGGVLVADFGPSWVIGWDALTFAASAVLFARIDLGAGRVKMKARFTADLREGWEDFRSRRWLWVMVCQSALVVPVWLAGYQLLGPVYGARFLGGAAPWGAVVSGFTAGLVAGAAVALLWKPRWVGRVVCLGTGSMALPLAAMALAAPLPVLIVATAAAGTGLAISMTVWASLVQERIPADRLSRTMSYSTLGQILPVPLGYLLAGPASHAFGVRSTLAVGALVITAAAVVPLVIRQVRWLSLAADEETTAAGGELVSAARAPR, encoded by the coding sequence GTGTGGCCGCTGGACCGGAAAGCGGCGGGCTCTGTCCCACGGATCGGCTGGGGGGCCCGCGTCCGGGAGGCAGGTGCGCCGCTGGCGATCAGACCGTACCGACTGCACTTCACCGCCCGTCTGCTGTCGTGGACTGGGTCGGCGGTCTCCCCGATCGGCCTGGCGTTCGCGGTGCTGCACATCGGCGGGGGCGCCAGCGCGCTCGGGCTGGTGCTCGCGGCCAGCGTGGTGCCGCAGATCCTGCTGCTGCTGGTGGGCGGCGTGGTGGCGGACCGGCTCTCCCGGGCCCGGGTCATGGTGTGGTCCAACATCGTCTGCGCCGTGGCGGAAGCGCTGGTCGTCATGCTGCTGTGGACCGGCGCTGCCCGGGTGTGGCACCTGGTGGCGATGTCGGCGGCTTGCGGGGCTGCGTCGGCGTTCTTCAACCCGGCGGCAGGCGGCATCGTGGTGGAGGTCGTGCCCGCCGAGATGCGGCACGCGGCTAACGCGCTGCTCAAGATCGGGCAGAACACGGTGAAGGTCGCCGGTCCCGCGCTCGGCGGCGTGCTGGTCGCGGACTTCGGGCCGAGCTGGGTGATCGGTTGGGACGCGCTCACCTTCGCCGCCTCCGCGGTGCTCTTCGCCAGGATCGACCTCGGCGCCGGGCGGGTGAAGATGAAGGCCCGCTTCACCGCCGACTTGCGCGAGGGCTGGGAGGACTTCCGTTCCCGGCGCTGGCTGTGGGTGATGGTCTGCCAGTCCGCCCTGGTCGTGCCGGTGTGGCTGGCCGGCTACCAGTTGCTCGGCCCGGTCTACGGGGCCCGGTTCCTGGGCGGTGCGGCGCCGTGGGGCGCGGTGGTGTCCGGGTTCACCGCAGGGCTGGTGGCCGGCGCCGCCGTCGCGCTGCTGTGGAAGCCGCGCTGGGTCGGGCGGGTGGTGTGCCTGGGCACCGGGTCGATGGCGCTTCCGCTGGCCGCGATGGCGCTGGCCGCCCCGCTGCCGGTCCTCATCGTTGCGACCGCGGCGGCCGGCACGGGGCTGGCGATCAGCATGACCGTGTGGGCCTCCTTGGTGCAGGAGCGCATCCCCGCGGACCGCCTCAGCCGCACGATGTCGTACTCGACGCTCGGTCAGATCCTGCCGGTGCCCCTCGGGTACCTCCTCGCGGGACCGGCCTCCCACGCCTTCGGGGTCCGCTCCACCCTCGCCGTCGGCGCCCTGGTGATCACGGCGGCCGCCGTCGTGCCGCTGGTGATCCGTCAGGTGCGCTGGCTCTCCCTGGCCGCCGACGAGGAGACGACGGCAGCCGGCGGCGAGCTCGTCTCGGCGGCCCGGGCCCCGAGGTAG
- a CDS encoding TfuA-like protein, with translation MRVHVFAGPTLPTARVRELVPGAVCHPPVRHGDLLRLDTAPGDTVVVIDGLWHQSAPVRHKEILLLLAEGVRVVGAASMGALRAAELAPYGMTGIGQIFDQLRDGILDADDEVAVLHTPDGKPLAEALVNLRTAFTRCAAAGLISTDDARNLEDLARALPYTRRSWAALGHGARAAGATEAFETVDAWRRTNPYDLKREDAERALALVAAGLPPVTGAGPWAQEPWRTSFVRYWAATFRPDQDSGTVPFLAVLQHQQLYDPRFAGRWRARVLAAVAWRSVGDPADLESAALRVAAAEGVDTAGMSRRQLAFWLTPEEIRDLAPAESLLRIMVRSARLDGAWTAWPSTRAEAGELLDAGLATAEVVAAAFALNAAAEAADARRSTAHLDPDRIGRHLAARWHLAADADQAVLDAAARDRAFRDFAGAIEVARAFYLGARAAETSSPPAAVVSSSAARESQRT, from the coding sequence GTGAGAGTCCACGTCTTCGCCGGCCCCACCCTGCCGACTGCCCGCGTCCGCGAGCTCGTCCCGGGCGCGGTGTGCCATCCACCGGTCCGGCACGGCGACCTGCTGCGGCTCGACACCGCCCCCGGCGACACCGTGGTGGTCATCGACGGACTGTGGCACCAGAGCGCCCCGGTGCGGCACAAGGAGATCCTGCTGCTGCTGGCCGAGGGCGTGCGCGTGGTCGGCGCCGCGAGCATGGGCGCCCTTCGCGCCGCCGAGCTCGCCCCCTACGGCATGACCGGCATCGGCCAGATCTTCGACCAGCTGCGGGACGGGATCCTGGACGCCGACGACGAGGTGGCCGTCCTGCACACCCCGGACGGCAAGCCGCTGGCCGAGGCGCTGGTGAACCTGCGGACCGCGTTCACCCGCTGTGCCGCGGCCGGTCTGATCAGCACGGACGACGCGCGCAACCTCGAAGACCTCGCCCGGGCCCTGCCCTACACCCGCCGCTCATGGGCGGCCCTGGGCCACGGTGCCCGCGCGGCCGGCGCCACCGAGGCGTTCGAGACGGTCGACGCCTGGCGCCGCACCAACCCGTACGACCTCAAGCGCGAGGACGCCGAACGCGCACTCGCCCTGGTCGCAGCCGGCCTCCCACCGGTGACCGGCGCCGGGCCGTGGGCGCAGGAGCCGTGGCGGACCAGCTTCGTGCGGTACTGGGCCGCGACCTTCCGCCCCGACCAGGACTCCGGCACGGTGCCGTTCCTCGCCGTGCTCCAGCACCAGCAGCTCTACGACCCCCGGTTCGCGGGCCGTTGGCGGGCCCGGGTCCTGGCCGCCGTCGCCTGGCGAAGCGTGGGCGATCCGGCGGATCTGGAGAGCGCCGCGCTGCGGGTCGCCGCCGCCGAGGGAGTGGACACCGCGGGGATGTCGCGGCGGCAGCTGGCGTTCTGGCTCACCCCCGAGGAGATCCGGGACCTGGCCCCCGCCGAGTCACTGCTGAGGATCATGGTCCGCTCGGCCCGCCTGGACGGCGCCTGGACGGCGTGGCCGTCAACCCGCGCCGAGGCCGGGGAGCTGCTCGACGCGGGCTTGGCGACCGCCGAGGTGGTCGCCGCCGCGTTCGCGCTGAACGCGGCCGCCGAAGCCGCCGATGCCCGCCGCAGCACCGCCCACCTGGACCCGGACCGGATCGGCCGTCACCTGGCGGCCCGCTGGCACCTCGCGGCGGACGCCGACCAGGCGGTGCTGGACGCGGCGGCCCGCGACCGGGCGTTCCGGGACTTCGCGGGCGCCATCGAGGTCGCCCGCGCCTTCTACCTCGGGGCCCGGGCCGCCGAGACGAGCTCGCCGCCGGCTGCCGTCGTCTCCTCGTCGGCGGCCAGGGAGAGCCAGCGCACCTGA
- a CDS encoding YcaO-like family protein, protein MRKAFFDGTHRTRHPAQTWAAIRPLLATYGITRVADVTGLDDLGIPVTMAVRPLARTLSVAQGKGASLDAARVSGAMEAIEAWHGERTVPAPSVRAPAREMGLPYPVTALESHPGSLLTSRTVLDWITARSAVDDTPVPVPAACVRLGREVHDQWRLHLPSASTNGLASGNTRAEAVVHGLCEVIERDTISDLATLGRPWPAQLIAPATVEDPHCAELIGRVRAARAWLELWHLPNRFGVPVMACYLWREDQPALLVSGSGAHLDPHVALSRAITEAAQSRLTQITGSREDIHPAAYRDTIHRGPAPAPAAGADWAMVARRYVADFATDDGEAGHVAALVADTTGVHPLVVDLTWGPHAREEFAVVKVLAPHLRYDARHTIPRPTQEVAA, encoded by the coding sequence ATGCGCAAGGCGTTCTTCGACGGCACCCACCGCACTCGCCACCCCGCACAGACCTGGGCCGCGATCCGGCCGCTGCTGGCGACGTACGGGATCACCCGCGTCGCAGACGTGACCGGCCTGGACGACCTCGGCATCCCGGTGACCATGGCGGTGCGGCCGCTCGCCCGGACCCTGTCGGTCGCCCAGGGCAAGGGCGCGAGCCTGGACGCGGCCCGGGTGTCCGGGGCGATGGAGGCGATCGAGGCATGGCACGGCGAACGGACCGTTCCCGCGCCGTCGGTGCGCGCGCCGGCCCGGGAGATGGGGCTGCCCTACCCGGTGACCGCGCTGGAGTCGCACCCCGGCTCGCTGCTGACCTCCCGCACGGTCCTGGACTGGATCACCGCTCGCTCGGCCGTCGACGACACTCCCGTGCCGGTGCCGGCCGCGTGCGTGCGCCTGGGGCGGGAGGTCCACGACCAGTGGCGCCTGCACCTGCCCAGCGCCTCGACCAACGGCCTGGCCTCCGGCAACACCCGCGCCGAGGCCGTCGTGCATGGCCTGTGCGAGGTGATCGAGCGCGACACGATCAGCGATCTCGCCACCCTGGGCCGGCCGTGGCCCGCTCAGCTGATCGCCCCGGCGACCGTCGAGGACCCGCACTGCGCGGAGCTGATCGGACGGGTGCGGGCGGCCCGGGCCTGGCTGGAGCTGTGGCACCTGCCGAACCGGTTCGGCGTCCCGGTCATGGCCTGCTACCTGTGGCGCGAGGACCAGCCCGCGCTGCTGGTCTCCGGCTCCGGCGCCCACCTGGACCCGCACGTCGCCCTCTCCCGGGCGATCACCGAGGCCGCGCAGTCCCGGCTCACCCAGATCACCGGCAGCCGCGAGGACATCCACCCGGCTGCCTACCGCGACACGATCCATCGCGGCCCCGCCCCCGCCCCGGCCGCCGGGGCGGATTGGGCGATGGTCGCCCGCCGGTACGTGGCCGACTTCGCCACCGACGACGGGGAGGCCGGGCACGTGGCCGCGCTCGTCGCCGACACCACCGGCGTCCACCCCCTGGTCGTCGACCTGACCTGGGGACCGCACGCCCGGGAGGAGTTCGCCGTGGTCAAGGTCCTGGCGCCGCACCTGCGCTACGACGCCCGCCACACCATCCCCCGTCCCACCCAGGAGGTCGCCGCGTGA
- a CDS encoding tetratricopeptide repeat protein: MSDRTRNTALQNLIRETGWNNGQFARAVNAVGTEMHLGLKYDDTSVCHWLTGTTPRARVQPAILEALSRKLDRTITSSAAGFGATTSVPGQPDTATALIELWRADMDPSRRTVLGAVGLYSVALAVPGWQDVIGRAQRAHQARTRIGANEVATVTAMSERLSQMDDEFGGRLARPLAAAFLGSTVARYLQCDASEATKKAMCSAAADLAYLTGWMAVDENKHGLAQQYYTQALSLAGVAEDHLTYCTVLRGMSVQAIGLGHGPKAQQYADAAAEAAPAAGPRMRAFLVGQQAHASAAVGERHTALRQLAEAESALDKATSGSAYVAGYHPAALHYHASHVLFELRDLGGSISAMQESNRHRPPTERRARARSTALLAERQFAFGHLEAACATWNTFLDDYQHVSSARCDDHFATLRHSVAQNPGNKIARALGERARTLAPAGGRLS, encoded by the coding sequence ATGTCCGACCGCACCCGCAACACAGCTCTCCAGAACCTCATCCGTGAGACCGGCTGGAACAACGGCCAGTTCGCCCGCGCGGTCAACGCGGTGGGCACCGAGATGCACCTGGGGCTCAAGTACGACGACACCTCGGTCTGCCACTGGCTGACCGGCACCACCCCGCGGGCCAGAGTCCAGCCGGCGATCCTCGAAGCCCTCAGCCGCAAGCTCGACCGGACCATCACCAGCTCCGCCGCCGGCTTCGGCGCGACCACCTCAGTGCCCGGCCAGCCGGACACTGCGACCGCCCTCATCGAGCTCTGGAGAGCAGACATGGACCCCTCCCGCAGGACGGTGCTCGGCGCCGTCGGCCTCTACTCCGTCGCCCTGGCCGTCCCCGGCTGGCAGGACGTCATAGGCCGCGCCCAGCGCGCCCACCAGGCCAGGACCCGCATCGGGGCGAACGAGGTCGCCACCGTCACCGCCATGTCCGAACGCCTCTCCCAGATGGACGACGAGTTCGGCGGTCGCCTGGCCCGCCCGCTCGCGGCCGCATTCCTGGGCAGCACCGTCGCCCGCTACCTTCAGTGCGACGCCTCCGAGGCCACGAAGAAGGCGATGTGCTCGGCCGCCGCCGACCTGGCCTACTTGACCGGCTGGATGGCCGTCGACGAGAACAAGCACGGCCTCGCCCAGCAGTACTACACCCAGGCCCTGAGCCTCGCCGGAGTCGCCGAGGATCACCTCACCTACTGCACGGTCCTGCGCGGCATGAGCGTCCAGGCGATCGGGCTCGGTCACGGGCCCAAGGCCCAGCAGTACGCCGACGCCGCAGCGGAGGCCGCCCCGGCGGCCGGCCCCCGCATGAGGGCCTTCCTCGTCGGCCAGCAGGCCCATGCCTCAGCCGCCGTCGGCGAGCGCCACACAGCCCTGCGCCAACTCGCCGAGGCGGAGTCCGCGCTCGACAAAGCGACGTCCGGATCGGCGTACGTCGCCGGTTACCATCCCGCGGCCCTGCACTACCATGCCAGCCACGTGCTGTTCGAGCTGCGTGACCTGGGCGGCTCCATCAGCGCGATGCAGGAGTCCAACCGCCACCGCCCGCCCACCGAGCGCCGTGCGCGAGCCCGCTCCACCGCCCTTCTCGCGGAACGCCAGTTCGCCTTCGGCCACCTCGAGGCCGCCTGCGCGACCTGGAACACCTTCCTGGACGACTACCAGCACGTCAGTTCCGCGCGCTGTGACGACCACTTCGCCACCCTGCGGCACTCGGTGGCCCAGAACCCCGGCAACAAGATCGCCCGTGCGCTGGGCGAGCGGGCGCGAACGCTGGCACCCGCTGGCGGCCGCCTCAGTTGA